The DNA sequence GATGAACGCGGTGACACTGCGCGGCGCGACCGACAGCGACACATCGGCCACCGCGTGAAACGACCCGTAAAAGATGTTGAGGTCGGTGAGGTCCAACCTTTTAGCCACCGTGCAGCTCTCCTTGTTCGCCCACCACTATGCGCTGGTTGTCGAGACCGATCTAGAACTTCTTGGGAGCGAAGATGCGTGCCCCGAACCTGGCCGCCACGTTGAGTAGCGCGATCAGCAGGATGAGCGTCAGAGCAGCGCCCCAGAGCCGATCCGTGGGCACCACGCTGGCGCCCGCCCCGGCCGATGTCTGGTCATACATCATTCCCGGCAGCGACCCCATGAAGCCGTGGAACATGTCGAAATTGATCGCCTGCGAGTAGCCGACCAGGATCAGCAGCGGCGCGGTCTCGCCCATCACCCGGGCCAGCGCCAACAGTATTCCGGTGACGATGCCGGACAGCGCGGTCGGAATCACGATGCTGGTGATGGTCTTCCACTTCGGCGCGCCCAACGCGTAGCTGGCTTCCCGCAGGTCCATCGGAATGATCCGCAGCATCTCTTCGGTCGCTCGCACGATCACCGGCACCATCAGCAGCACCAACGACAGCGACACCGCGAAACCGGAGCGGTGAAATCCCAAGGTGGCCACCCACAACGCGTAGACGAACAGCGCTGCAACGATCGACGGCACCCCGGTCAGGATGTCGACCATGAACGTCGCGAGCTTGCCCAGTCGGGTGCCGGCACCGTATTCGACGAGATAGATCGCGACGAAGATCCCGATCGGGATCGAGATGGCCGCGCACAGCAGTCCTTGCAGCAGGGTCCCGATGATCGCATGGTAGGCGCCGCCGCCGGCCACGAACGCCGTCATGCCGGCCTGCGAGTGAGTCCACCAGGTACTGGTACTGACGGCACCGAAACCAAAGTCGAACACCGAGTACATCACCCACACCAGGGGCACCAACGCCAACACCATCGCGGCGGTGACCAGCACCGTCGCAATCGAATTGGCCACCCGGCGGCGCAGACCTACCCCCGCAAACGTGCGCAACTTGACGGGCCGGTCCAGCAACGCGGTCATGAATGCACCTTCTGGGTGATCGCGACGCGCGCCAGCGCGTTGACGATAAGCGTCAGCACGAACAGCACCAGGCCGGCCGCGATGTAGGCGCCCGCCTTGTACTGATCGTTGAATTCCGATGCGGTGGCGGCGATCTTGGTGGCGAAGGTGGAACCGCCGTCGAACAGCGACCAGTTGAACGCCTTCTGGGTAGAGCGCAGGATGATCAGCAACGCGACCGTCTCACCGAGCGCGCGGCCCAAGCCCAGCATCGCGGCACTGATGTAGCCGGAGCGGCCGAACGGCAGCATCACCATCTTGACCACCTCCCAGCGGGTCGCCCCCAGTGCCAGGGCTGCCTCCACCTGGCCGCGAGGTGTCTGAGCCAGCACCTCGCGGGTGACCGCGGTGATGATCGGCAGAATCATCACCGCCAGCACGATTCCGCCGGTGAAGATGGTGCCGCCGCCCGCCACCGACGCGTTGCCGTCGGCGAACAGGAAGAATCCACCGAGATGCTCGTTGAGCCATAGCGCAGTCCCGCGCAACTGCGGGGCCAGCACATACAGGCCCCACGCTCCATAGATGATCGATGGCACGGCGGCAAGGAGTTCGACCAGGTAGCCCAGCAGCCCCACGAGCCGCCGGGGCGCGTATTCGGCGAGATAGATCGCGACGCCCAGAGCAACCGGCATGGCCAGCAACAGTGCGAACACCGAGACCA is a window from the Mycobacterium sp. SVM_VP21 genome containing:
- the pstA gene encoding phosphate ABC transporter permease PstA; this translates as MTALLDRPVKLRTFAGVGLRRRVANSIATVLVTAAMVLALVPLVWVMYSVFDFGFGAVSTSTWWTHSQAGMTAFVAGGGAYHAIIGTLLQGLLCAAISIPIGIFVAIYLVEYGAGTRLGKLATFMVDILTGVPSIVAALFVYALWVATLGFHRSGFAVSLSLVLLMVPVIVRATEEMLRIIPMDLREASYALGAPKWKTITSIVIPTALSGIVTGILLALARVMGETAPLLILVGYSQAINFDMFHGFMGSLPGMMYDQTSAGAGASVVPTDRLWGAALTLILLIALLNVAARFGARIFAPKKF
- the pstC gene encoding phosphate ABC transporter permease subunit PstC, which translates into the protein MSAPESTPSVTPTALRSTGSRLQDRLFRLVAEGSGVLIIVLISAVGGFLLLRAIPALQRNRENFFTYGGSWVTTNTSAMHFGIAEMLQVTVLVSVFALLLAMPVALGVAIYLAEYAPRRLVGLLGYLVELLAAVPSIIYGAWGLYVLAPQLRGTALWLNEHLGGFFLFADGNASVAGGGTIFTGGIVLAVMILPIITAVTREVLAQTPRGQVEAALALGATRWEVVKMVMLPFGRSGYISAAMLGLGRALGETVALLIILRSTQKAFNWSLFDGGSTFATKIAATASEFNDQYKAGAYIAAGLVLFVLTLIVNALARVAITQKVHS